A region of Micropterus dolomieu isolate WLL.071019.BEF.003 ecotype Adirondacks linkage group LG01, ASM2129224v1, whole genome shotgun sequence DNA encodes the following proteins:
- the LOC123974764 gene encoding mannose-specific lectin-like: protein MSKNYLSKNNELHKGDYLISNNKQWKAIFQDDGNFVIYGWKPVWASDTYGSDVSRLCMQDDCNLVMYNKNNQPRWQTNSHVGGDNPCRLHLSDDGKLRVYKGSDELWSSAMNHGIK, encoded by the exons ATGAGCAAAAACTACTTGTCCAAAAACAATGAGCTCCACAAGGGAGACTACCTGATATCCAACAACAAGCAGTGGAAGGCTATCTTCCAG GATGATGGTAACTTTGTCATCTATGGCTGGAAGCCTGTATGGGCTTCTGACACTTACGGATCAGATGTTTCCCGCCTGTGCATGCAGGATGACTGCAACCTGGTCATGTACAACAAGAATAACCAACCCAGGTGGCAGACAAACTCACATGTTGGTGGTGACAACCCCTGCCGTCTTCACCTGAGCGATGACGGCAAACTGCGGGTGTACAAGGGCTCTGACGAACTTTGGAGCTCTGCTATGAACCACGgcattaaatga